The following proteins are co-located in the Styela clava chromosome 15, kaStyClav1.hap1.2, whole genome shotgun sequence genome:
- the LOC120333954 gene encoding rho GDP-dissociation inhibitor 1-like: MAECQKDEDEITPGYKAPAQKSLQEIANQDADDESLRRYKESLLGNIGDIKKDPNDTRNIILQSLSVVVEGRDDISLDLTGDLSKFKDSPITMKEGTTYRLKMSFKITSEIVSGLQLLTTIHRKGIKVDTQRNMVGSYGPKADVQHYTGKPEDAPSGMIARGKYTCKSKFIDDDKNVILEWQWILDIKKDWN; this comes from the coding sequence ATGGCAGAGTGTCAGAAAGACGAAGATGAAATAACACCTGGTTATAAAGCTCCTGCTCAAAAGTCTCTCCAGGAAATCGCAAATCAGGACGCTGACGACGAAAGCCTCAGGCGTTACAAGGAATCTCTGCTAGGAAATATAGGCGATATTAAAAAAGACCCCAATGATACACGGAATATTATACTCCAATCGCTTAGCGTAGTTGTGGAAGGCAGAGATGATATATCTCTAGATTTGACTGGAGATCTATCAAAGTTCAAAGATTCCCCAATCACAATGAAAGAAGGCACTACGTATAGACTTAAAATGTCATTCAAAATTACATCTGAAATAGTTTCAGGTTTACAACTACTAACAACCATACACAGAAAAGGCATTAAAGTTGATACGCAGAGAAATATGGTTGGAAGTTACGGCCCAAAAGCGGATGTTCAACATTACACTGGTAAACCTGAGGATGCACCTTCTGGAATGATAGCTCGAGGAAAATACACCTGTAAAAGTAAATTTATTGATGATGACAAGAATGTAATCTTAGAATGGCAATGGATTTTAGACATCAAGAAAGACTGGAATTAG
- the LOC120334202 gene encoding uncharacterized protein LOC120334202, with translation MSEIYETPNAVNMTYQNGDQDYAEYDIEEQNYVNYETENVNVNYETAPQNVNVVRDKPVSSSHDNNQGSKYATRKLVLGITIGFTITTLLLLVLNGFALGKIIQFENLQNTNSDGKRVEQQTVNPTMDITVPTINYTNETSSDKCSDLYSGFKWDNTCYWAEIDIPSDTNLTTARQICSERRSKLSDIYSKAHYDMAVSYLRSKIPGNQTYTQAWTNMRRGSDGQAKLSDGTQVSYQNNGTEASQWAIANVTQSYVYILVDRNITKSDQGMGAGWSSTNLQGALCQT, from the exons ATGAGCGAAATATACGAAACTCCGAATGCGGTAAATATGACCTACCAGAATGGTGATCAAGATTACGCTGAATACGATATCGAGGAACAGAATTACGTCAACTACGAGACAGAAAATGTGAACGTCAACTACGAGACAGCGCCACAAAATGTAAATGTGGTTCGAG aTAAACCTGTCTCTTCATCTCATGACAATAATCAAGGTAGTAAATATGCTACAAGGAAACTCGTGCTTGGCATAACTATTGGATTTACAATAACAACGCTGTTGCTATTGGTATTAAATGGATTCGCTCTTGGAAAAATTATTCAG tttgaaaaTCTTCAGAACACTA ATTCTGACGGTAAAAGAGTTGAACAGCAGACGGTAAATCCGACCATGGACATTACGGTACCAACAATCAATTACACAAACGAGACTTCATCAG ATAAGTGCAGCGACCTTTACAGCGGATTCAAGTGGGATAATACTTGTTACTGGGCAGAAATTGACATTCCTTCGGACACAAATTTGACCACGGCAAGACAAATCTGCTCTGAAAGAAGATCGAAATTGAGCGACATTTACAGCAAGGCACATTATGATATGGCAGTGTCTTATTTGAGATCAAAGATTCCGGGAAATCAAACGTACACACAGGCTTGGACGAACATGAGACGAGGCTCG gaTGGACAAGCCAAACTATCGGATGGAACACAAGTCTCATACCAAAATAACGGGACCGAAGCATCTCAATGGGCGATCGCAAATGTAACCCAGTCTTATGTATATATCCTGGTAGACCGCAATATAACGAAATCGGATCAAGGAATGGGAGCTGGTTGGTCTTCTACCAATCTTCAGGGAGCTTTGTGTCAAACATAG
- the LOC120334610 gene encoding uncharacterized protein LOC120334610 — translation MIVNSIKVQFSESNTKKFADSLQNIFLCSKSSMEAFSVVVFAACLVLGSAISFRFTPNIPACDATYPNYENPEYCAGPNHICRLRECLFNITKAVVSSDPPKLVSLSKPLKRVVKECKQPGRSCSERDKCSCQHEFDWAIIKGTITVYPGRGNNLKRPKSLERKLLARVPSGCRCGIDKDRGRCQS, via the exons ATGATAGTGAACTCCATCAAG GTGCAATTTAGCGAaagcaatacaaaaaaattcgcGGATTCGTTGCaaaacatttttctttgttcaaaGAGCAGCATGGAGGCTTTTAGTGTGGTAGTTTTTGCTGCGTGCTTAGTGCTTGGATCAGCAATATCGTTTCGTTTTACCCCGAATATTCCAGCCTGTGATGCTACTTACCCAAA TTATGAAAATCCTGAGTATTGCGCCGGACCTAATCACATCTGTAGACTCAGGGAATGTCTATTTAACATAACCAAAGCAGTAGTGTCATCCGACCCACCTAAACTTGTCTCGCTTTCGAAGCCACTGAAAAGAGTTGTCAAGGAATGCAA GCAGCCTGGCAGATCATGCAGTGAAAGGGATAAATGTTCATGTCAACACGAATTTGACTGGGCCATCATAAAGGGCACTATTACTGTCTACCCAGGACGGGGTAACAATCTCAAACGGCCGAAAAGTTTAGAAAGAAAGTTACTTGCTCGT GTTCCGAGTGGTTGCAGATGCGGCATTGATAAAGACCGCGGTCGTTGCCAGAGCTAG